One stretch of Filifactor alocis ATCC 35896 DNA includes these proteins:
- a CDS encoding lytic transglycosylase domain-containing protein, which produces MKKYSLIIFCFIVFSMFQVVWAEDNIMEEASTLGNKEIVTQTENKGEGSKLEIKDEKLPLDFYEAKSSVEIQVTEQNMTSVAEEKKSTASKKAESKKATTQKVIVNNKGYLQFIAKKNPKLSAQQRELIVSSVEKAAKKYNVRSSMIMAVMWKESTFQPNTKTGPCHGLMQLHQSYCGLSKSEIYDIEKNILQGTRELASNLKKYGGNEVMALTAYNVGVGNVARGNYQTVYAKNVLAKEQNIIAFARK; this is translated from the coding sequence ATGAAGAAATATTCATTGATTATCTTTTGTTTCATTGTTTTTTCAATGTTTCAAGTAGTTTGGGCAGAAGATAACATCATGGAAGAGGCTTCGACTTTAGGAAACAAAGAGATTGTTACACAAACAGAAAACAAGGGAGAAGGTAGCAAGTTAGAGATTAAAGATGAAAAATTACCATTAGATTTTTATGAAGCCAAATCGTCGGTTGAAATTCAAGTGACAGAACAAAATATGACAAGTGTTGCTGAAGAAAAAAAATCAACCGCATCTAAAAAAGCAGAAAGCAAAAAAGCAACGACACAGAAAGTTATAGTCAACAACAAAGGATATCTTCAATTTATTGCAAAGAAGAATCCGAAGTTAAGTGCACAACAAAGAGAGTTGATTGTATCTTCCGTAGAAAAAGCGGCAAAGAAATACAATGTAAGAAGCAGTATGATTATGGCTGTGATGTGGAAAGAAAGCACCTTTCAACCAAACACAAAAACCGGTCCGTGTCATGGATTGATGCAATTACACCAGTCTTATTGCGGTTTGAGCAAAAGTGAAATTTATGATATTGAAAAAAACATTCTTCAGGGAACAAGAGAATTGGCATCCAATCTGAAAAAATATGGTGGAAATGAAGTGATGGCATTGACAGCCTACAATGTAGGGGTTGGAAATGTTGCTCGCGGAAATTATCAGACAGTATATGCAAAAAATGTTCTTGCGAAAGAGCAAAATATCATCGCTTTTGCAAGAAAATAA
- a CDS encoding DUF1343 domain-containing protein — MKKFGCIVMIWMVLVTNISFADSTLTPVFQDLDTLLLSEKTQITQPAPVPSSQNVILGNERLFSEYRHLIEGKRVGIVTNQTGVDSKGVRTVERLLQTPYTTLVAAYSPEHGLDGKASAGKYVSSYQDRNLGIPVYSLYGSTREPSRQMLQGIDVLLFDMQDIGSRTYTYMSTLNYVMKACAKYNIPLVVLDRPNPLGGSIVEGHIAKDKYLTFVGVDNLPLAHGMTCGELANFFNRKIHANITVIPMKGYRRSMIWQDTGLPFVMTSPNIPDVESAFLYMATGMGEGTGLGQANKFHWVGGKKIDANRFAQELNASNLPGVRFEPKQIGNRGGVNVVITDYHTFNPAKTGMYTLAIANRQADISIPRQTGKSIPMFEKLFGSDEMGKMLLKKSTGEEIIQSYQQELNQFKRERKQYLLYQ, encoded by the coding sequence ATGAAAAAATTTGGATGCATCGTGATGATTTGGATGGTATTGGTGACAAATATTTCATTTGCAGACTCTACATTAACTCCTGTTTTTCAGGATTTGGATACACTACTTCTTTCTGAAAAGACACAGATAACACAACCTGCACCGGTCCCGTCGAGTCAAAATGTAATTTTGGGAAATGAGAGATTGTTTTCGGAATATCGCCATTTGATTGAAGGGAAGCGAGTGGGGATTGTGACGAACCAAACAGGTGTGGATTCTAAGGGAGTTCGAACTGTAGAAAGATTGTTGCAAACGCCGTACACAACATTGGTTGCAGCTTATTCTCCGGAGCACGGATTGGATGGGAAAGCAAGTGCAGGAAAGTATGTCAGTTCCTATCAAGACAGAAACTTGGGGATACCGGTGTATAGTTTGTATGGAAGTACAAGAGAACCTTCCCGTCAAATGTTACAGGGAATTGATGTTTTGTTATTTGATATGCAGGACATCGGTTCAAGAACTTATACCTATATGTCAACTTTGAATTATGTCATGAAAGCATGTGCAAAATACAATATCCCTCTTGTTGTTCTTGACAGACCGAATCCACTTGGTGGATCAATTGTGGAAGGACATATTGCAAAAGACAAATATTTGACCTTTGTCGGAGTGGACAATTTGCCGCTGGCACATGGGATGACTTGCGGAGAATTGGCAAACTTTTTTAATCGCAAAATCCACGCAAATATTACAGTGATTCCGATGAAAGGATACCGTCGCTCTATGATTTGGCAAGATACAGGACTTCCTTTTGTGATGACTTCGCCGAATATTCCGGATGTTGAATCGGCATTCCTTTATATGGCGACAGGAATGGGAGAAGGAACAGGACTTGGACAAGCAAACAAATTTCATTGGGTGGGAGGCAAAAAAATAGATGCCAATCGCTTTGCGCAAGAATTGAATGCTTCCAATTTACCCGGAGTACGATTTGAGCCGAAACAGATAGGAAATCGTGGTGGAGTCAATGTTGTGATTACCGACTACCACACCTTCAATCCGGCGAAAACGGGAATGTATACCCTTGCAATCGCAAACCGACAAGCCGATATCTCTATTCCGAGACAAACAGGCAAAAGTATTCCGATGTTCGAAAAATTGTTCGGATCCGATGAAATGGGCAAGATGTTGTTAAAAAAGAGCACCGGAGAAGAAATTATTCAGAGTTATCAACAGGAATTGAATCAATTTAAGAGGGAAAGAAAGCAATATTTATTGTATCAATAG
- a CDS encoding GntR family transcriptional regulator, translating into MAWEFHSNSPIYAQVITEIKKQIVAGSLKPGTKIPSVRDLAKEAGVNPNTIQRAVSELEREQLVFAQRTAGRFVTNDISLIEDKKKEMALDMITEFINSMQAIGYSKEELQKFISQYYEQK; encoded by the coding sequence ATGGCATGGGAATTTCATTCAAATAGCCCTATTTATGCACAGGTAATTACAGAAATCAAAAAACAAATCGTAGCCGGCTCTCTCAAACCGGGAACAAAAATTCCATCTGTCAGAGACTTGGCAAAGGAGGCGGGTGTCAATCCGAATACGATTCAAAGAGCAGTATCTGAATTGGAAAGAGAGCAACTTGTATTCGCCCAACGCACTGCAGGTCGATTCGTCACAAATGATATTTCTTTGATTGAGGATAAGAAAAAAGAGATGGCGCTTGATATGATTACGGAATTTATCAATTCAATGCAGGCAATCGGGTATTCAAAAGAAGAATTACAAAAATTTATTTCTCAATATTATGAGCAAAAATAA
- a CDS encoding ABC transporter ATP-binding protein, giving the protein MQINDNLLEFINVTKKFSNKTALDNVSFAIQPGRIIGLLGSNGSGKSTSIKMINGLLQPDSGQVLIKGNTPSIESKKIISYLPERTYLNDWMTVSQILSFFEDFYEDFDSNRAKEMLTSLGIDENAKLKTLSKGTKEKVQLILVMSRKAELYVLDEPIGGVDPAARDYILSTIIQNYSESSSILISTHLIQDVEKILDDVILINNGQIYMTGSVDDIRSENGISIDNLFREVFRC; this is encoded by the coding sequence ATGCAAATAAATGATAATTTATTGGAATTTATCAATGTAACAAAAAAATTCTCGAATAAAACAGCTTTAGATAATGTATCTTTTGCAATACAACCGGGAAGAATCATTGGTTTACTGGGATCTAACGGAAGCGGAAAATCTACTTCTATCAAGATGATAAACGGTTTGTTGCAACCTGATTCCGGCCAAGTTTTAATTAAAGGAAATACGCCAAGTATCGAAAGCAAAAAAATTATTTCCTATTTACCGGAACGAACTTATTTGAATGATTGGATGACAGTTTCACAAATCCTATCTTTCTTCGAAGATTTTTATGAAGATTTCGATAGTAATCGTGCAAAAGAAATGCTTACCAGCTTAGGCATTGATGAAAACGCCAAACTGAAAACTTTGTCAAAAGGAACCAAAGAGAAGGTACAACTTATTTTGGTAATGTCTCGAAAAGCGGAGTTGTATGTCTTGGATGAGCCCATCGGCGGAGTCGATCCGGCTGCAAGGGATTACATCTTATCCACTATCATTCAAAACTATTCCGAATCTTCCTCTATCTTGATTTCCACTCACCTGATTCAAGATGTTGAAAAAATCTTGGATGATGTGATTTTAATCAATAACGGTCAAATCTATATGACAGGTTCTGTAGATGACATCCGTAGTGAAAACGGGATTTCTATCGACAATTTATTTAGGGAGGTATTCCGATGCTAA
- the rpmE gene encoding 50S ribosomal protein L31 has product MKENLHPEYKEVQVRCACGNTFTAGSTKDEISVEICSKCHPFFTGQAKTMEKGGRIERFNKKFKRD; this is encoded by the coding sequence ATGAAAGAGAATTTACATCCAGAATATAAGGAAGTACAAGTACGTTGTGCATGTGGAAATACATTTACAGCAGGTTCTACAAAAGATGAAATCTCTGTGGAAATTTGTTCTAAATGTCATCCTTTCTTCACCGGTCAAGCAAAAACCATGGAAAAAGGTGGACGTATCGAACGTTTCAACAAAAAATTCAAGAGAGACTAA
- the wecB gene encoding non-hydrolyzing UDP-N-acetylglucosamine 2-epimerase, with translation MKKIKVCSVFGTRPEAIKMAPLVKELQSREELDAKVLVTAQHREMLDSVLELFDITPDFDLNIMKHGQTITDITTRVLHGVGEIFGQERPDLVLVHGDTTTTFAAALASFYQKIAVGHVEAGLRTGNIYSPYPEEMNRKLTGSLATYHFSPTVMNVENLLRENISKENIVITGNTVIDALLLVTDKPYRFDIDELNEIDETKQKLLLLTCHRRENWGEPMKQIFEAINELTKKNPNVVVVFPMHKNPSIRELARTYFGTNSSVRLIEPLDYEPFANLMKKSHLILTDSGGIQEEAPALGKPVLVLRTETERPEAVKAGTVKIAGIETEKIVQLAGELLNSQKAYDEMAQAANPYGDGTASKQIADFIVSRRSELIGE, from the coding sequence ATGAAAAAAATAAAGGTGTGCAGTGTCTTTGGCACACGCCCTGAAGCAATTAAAATGGCACCTTTGGTAAAAGAATTGCAGAGTAGAGAAGAACTTGATGCAAAAGTGTTAGTGACGGCACAGCATAGAGAAATGCTGGATTCAGTACTGGAATTGTTTGACATCACGCCTGATTTTGACTTAAATATTATGAAACACGGTCAAACTATCACAGATATTACAACAAGAGTATTACACGGTGTGGGAGAAATTTTTGGGCAGGAACGACCGGATCTTGTTTTGGTACATGGAGACACGACAACAACTTTTGCGGCGGCATTGGCATCTTTTTATCAAAAAATAGCGGTAGGACATGTGGAGGCAGGGCTACGAACAGGCAACATCTATTCTCCATATCCGGAAGAGATGAATCGTAAGTTGACGGGCTCTTTGGCTACTTATCATTTTTCTCCAACTGTGATGAATGTAGAAAATTTGCTTCGTGAAAATATTTCGAAAGAAAACATTGTCATTACGGGAAATACGGTTATCGATGCATTGTTATTGGTGACAGACAAGCCTTATCGATTTGATATAGATGAGTTGAATGAGATTGATGAAACAAAGCAGAAATTGCTTTTGTTGACTTGTCATAGAAGAGAAAATTGGGGAGAGCCGATGAAACAGATTTTTGAGGCAATCAATGAATTGACGAAAAAAAATCCGAATGTAGTTGTGGTATTCCCAATGCATAAAAATCCTTCTATTCGTGAACTTGCAAGAACATATTTCGGTACTAATTCTTCCGTTCGACTGATAGAACCGTTGGACTATGAGCCGTTTGCAAATTTGATGAAGAAGTCCCATCTTATTTTAACGGACTCAGGTGGAATTCAAGAAGAAGCACCTGCGCTTGGCAAACCTGTTTTGGTACTTCGTACGGAAACAGAGCGTCCTGAGGCTGTAAAGGCTGGTACAGTGAAGATTGCAGGAATTGAAACAGAAAAGATTGTGCAGTTGGCAGGTGAACTGTTGAACAGTCAAAAGGCATATGATGAGATGGCACAGGCTGCTAATCCATATGGAGATGGTACAGCTTCGAAACAAATTGCAGATTTCATTGTATCAAGACGAAGCGAATTGATTGGTGAGTAG
- a CDS encoding flavin reductase family protein — protein sequence MSKSAIHQKIMKKELENKACCVGPMPEAIVSVRDKEGNNNALVVGFIANVSLDPAMVMVGIIPSRYSHHMVKENPCFVINFPNEAFKEQYMYLGTTSGANENKFETKNIQWKDGDVVNAPILTDCPLNIECTVTESLKPGTHELFIAKVEKVHCLEEYLGATGKIDWSKIGIK from the coding sequence TTGTCTAAGAGTGCGATTCATCAAAAAATTATGAAAAAGGAATTGGAAAATAAAGCATGCTGTGTAGGACCTATGCCGGAAGCGATTGTTTCTGTAAGAGATAAGGAAGGAAATAATAATGCATTGGTAGTGGGATTTATTGCAAATGTCAGTTTGGATCCTGCTATGGTGATGGTAGGAATTATTCCAAGTAGATATTCTCATCATATGGTAAAAGAAAATCCATGTTTTGTAATTAATTTCCCAAATGAGGCGTTTAAGGAACAATATATGTATTTGGGTACTACTTCCGGTGCAAACGAAAATAAATTTGAAACAAAGAATATTCAATGGAAGGATGGAGATGTTGTCAATGCTCCTATTTTGACAGATTGTCCGCTGAACATTGAATGTACTGTAACAGAATCATTAAAGCCCGGAACACATGAGTTGTTTATTGCAAAAGTAGAAAAAGTACATTGCTTGGAAGAATATCTTGGAGCAACCGGAAAAATCGATTGGAGTAAAATTGGCATCAAATAG